In Alphaproteobacteria bacterium US3C007, one genomic interval encodes:
- a CDS encoding ABC transporter permease, with protein sequence MNSPVSQRQESDRHAPKKRFLSLFARPEIGPIGVMILLMGMLGYFSIPVAEATWNPFNGEGFNALGIRNNLRVISQLGIIALGAGLLIIAGEFDLSIGSMIGFAGACMAMILRWGFAVLIPYLSFEGGVHIEYYTLFSVDHVTPIWAILITLCFTLSFGWIQGFIVVRSGLPSFIVTLGGLFFLRGLTEVSLRAFNHRPDQSAGSTTVTEIPDLKNIIDLPGHGELSRLDAKSLPEADLVNLAQTLSGDVVASITERLSYTYNRVAEAKTALMEAKGVKPLEKALENAVQSGNDYMANTIRDKIANFKIDPVTPKSVTEVDIARAYIDTVPTVNKVADFFGGNILEGLFDWLYFPIDWNTNNFGNQFAPGLYSCVMIWIILSIACYIVLSRTQAGNWIYSTGGNLNAAQANGVPTNKVKISLFVFSAFCATVFAACQVFEVNTSDAAKGNLKELEAIAAAVIGGLVMTGGFGTVMGIIVGAFIFGLAREAFFYIPGIDGSFYRVFLGLVIIASALLNENIRKRIMGNI encoded by the coding sequence ATGAATTCACCAGTATCGCAGCGCCAGGAATCTGACCGCCACGCGCCTAAGAAACGTTTTTTATCCCTCTTTGCACGACCAGAAATCGGGCCGATTGGCGTGATGATCTTGTTGATGGGGATGCTTGGGTATTTCTCTATCCCGGTCGCCGAAGCCACCTGGAATCCCTTTAACGGGGAAGGCTTTAATGCGTTAGGAATACGCAACAACTTGCGGGTAATATCTCAACTTGGGATAATTGCGCTGGGTGCGGGATTGCTGATTATTGCCGGTGAATTTGATCTTTCGATTGGCTCAATGATTGGGTTTGCAGGGGCCTGTATGGCGATGATCCTGCGCTGGGGGTTCGCGGTTCTTATACCATATCTGTCCTTTGAGGGCGGTGTTCACATTGAATATTATACGCTGTTTTCGGTTGATCACGTCACGCCGATCTGGGCGATACTTATAACGCTTTGCTTCACATTAAGCTTTGGATGGATCCAAGGTTTTATCGTTGTGCGCTCTGGCTTGCCGTCCTTTATCGTGACTCTGGGCGGGTTGTTCTTCTTGCGCGGCCTCACAGAGGTGTCACTGCGGGCCTTTAACCACCGACCGGACCAAAGCGCGGGCTCAACAACCGTGACCGAAATTCCAGATTTGAAAAACATCATCGATCTGCCCGGCCATGGCGAGCTGAGCCGTTTGGACGCAAAATCTTTGCCCGAAGCAGATTTGGTCAATTTGGCGCAAACCCTCTCTGGCGATGTGGTGGCCAGTATCACCGAGCGCCTCAGCTATACCTATAATCGAGTGGCCGAAGCCAAGACCGCCTTGATGGAAGCCAAAGGCGTAAAACCTTTGGAAAAAGCGTTGGAAAACGCCGTTCAATCGGGCAATGATTACATGGCCAACACAATCCGCGACAAAATTGCCAACTTCAAAATTGATCCGGTGACGCCCAAATCGGTGACGGAGGTGGATATCGCCCGCGCTTATATTGACACCGTTCCAACGGTGAACAAAGTGGCTGACTTTTTCGGGGGTAATATTTTGGAAGGCCTGTTCGATTGGCTGTATTTTCCGATCGATTGGAACACCAACAATTTTGGCAACCAATTCGCACCGGGCTTGTATTCCTGCGTGATGATCTGGATCATCCTATCGATCGCCTGTTATATCGTGCTCAGCCGCACGCAAGCGGGCAACTGGATCTATTCAACGGGTGGCAACCTGAACGCGGCGCAAGCCAATGGTGTTCCAACCAATAAAGTAAAAATATCGCTCTTTGTATTCTCGGCCTTCTGCGCCACGGTATTTGCCGCTTGCCAAGTGTTTGAGGTGAATACAAGTGACGCAGCCAAAGGCAATTTAAAAGAATTGGAAGCCATCGCTGCAGCGGTGATTGGCGGCTTGGTGATGACTGGGGGCTTTGGCACCGTAATGGGCATTATTGTCGGAGCCTTTATCTTTGGATTGGCCCGAGAAGCCTTTTTCTACATCCCGGGGATCGATGGATCCTTCTATAGGGTGTTCTTGGGTTTGGTGATTATCGCCTCAGCCTTGTTGAACGAAAACATCCGCAAACGTATCATGGGGAACATATAA
- the mreC gene encoding rod shape-determining protein MreC produces MANDRKNNQDYAGSVRRITLVMLVSILLLFFAIWRIDNPRIERLRADVIDTIIPHFEWVLRPATWAGRVLENFQSYQALYQQNQELNRELQKMKSWKEAALQLEQENARLLDLNNLRQDPTLTHVSGIVIADSGSPFRQSVLLNVGAQDGIRDGWPAMDGLGLVGRISGVGQETSRVILLTDNASRIPVIIQPSGQRAFVSGDNSNAPLIDFLEDADAVRPGDRISTSGDSGVLPAGLLIGQLALDPNNRLRVRLSADYERLEFLRVLRTSAPPSISGTGDLLVPDAPASTQNVKALQDG; encoded by the coding sequence TTGGCCAATGATCGAAAAAATAACCAAGATTACGCAGGATCTGTTCGGCGGATAACTCTTGTCATGCTTGTCAGCATCTTGCTGCTGTTTTTTGCGATTTGGCGCATTGATAATCCCAGAATCGAGCGTTTAAGAGCTGATGTTATCGACACGATAATACCGCATTTCGAATGGGTATTGCGACCCGCCACTTGGGCCGGGCGGGTTCTTGAAAATTTCCAAAGCTACCAAGCCTTATATCAGCAGAATCAAGAGCTGAACCGTGAATTGCAAAAAATGAAAAGCTGGAAGGAAGCCGCGCTGCAACTTGAGCAGGAAAATGCGCGCCTGCTCGATCTTAATAATTTGCGGCAAGATCCAACGCTCACGCATGTCAGCGGGATTGTCATCGCCGATAGCGGCTCGCCTTTTCGCCAATCCGTATTGTTAAATGTCGGCGCACAAGACGGCATCCGCGATGGCTGGCCCGCGATGGATGGGCTTGGTTTGGTGGGGCGTATTTCGGGTGTTGGCCAAGAAACCAGCCGGGTGATCCTGCTGACCGATAATGCCAGCCGTATCCCTGTGATTATCCAACCTTCGGGACAACGCGCTTTTGTGTCGGGCGATAACTCAAACGCTCCGCTTATAGATTTTCTGGAAGATGCCGATGCGGTGCGGCCCGGCGATAGAATATCTACCTCCGGCGATAGCGGTGTTTTACCAGCCGGTTTGTTGATCGGGCAACTCGCGCTGGATCCGAACAACCGCTTGCGGGTGCGGCTATCCGCGGATTACGAACGCCTTGAGTTCTTGCGGGTTTTACGCACCAGCGCGCCGCCCAGTATTTCGGGCACGGGCGACTTGCTGGTGCCCGATGCGCCTGCATCGACTCAAAATGTTAAGGCACTTCAAGATGGCTGA
- a CDS encoding LacI family DNA-binding transcriptional regulator, with protein sequence MAITLNDVAQRAGVSRSAVSRTFTDGASVSKVMRQKVEDAAIELGYTPNFLARSLTTRSTKLIGLVSDNFHNPIFLEVFDQFTRGLQDRGLRPLLVNLSETYQASSSLRMLQQYSVDGVIVASSTLPPEVSEAFRSAGIPVVNSFGRFSLAPKVDVVGIDDEACGQIAAETLLARGYKRLAFLGGPQAATSTQSRLRGFLSELQRAGGPTPDITFAEAYSFEAGRAEMQRLLRETTPAEAYFCGDDVLSIGALSAIRDHGLRVPEDIGLIGVNDMQMSGWQNINLTTIAQPFAEIIQTSIDVIVDMLQAPKQPAQARRLPCRLVERGTLRARP encoded by the coding sequence ATGGCCATTACGCTTAACGATGTAGCACAACGCGCAGGTGTCTCACGCTCGGCCGTGTCACGCACGTTCACTGATGGGGCCTCCGTATCCAAGGTGATGCGACAAAAGGTTGAAGATGCGGCGATCGAGCTTGGTTATACGCCGAATTTTCTGGCCAGAAGTTTGACCACCCGATCCACCAAATTGATCGGCCTAGTTTCTGATAATTTTCATAACCCCATCTTTTTAGAGGTGTTTGATCAATTTACTCGCGGCCTGCAAGATCGCGGTTTACGCCCTTTACTGGTCAATTTGTCTGAAACCTATCAGGCTTCATCTTCGCTTCGTATGCTGCAGCAATATTCGGTGGATGGCGTTATTGTTGCCTCGTCAACCTTGCCACCAGAGGTCTCGGAAGCCTTCCGAAGCGCAGGGATCCCCGTGGTGAACAGCTTTGGACGGTTTTCGCTGGCCCCCAAAGTCGATGTGGTTGGCATTGATGATGAGGCTTGCGGACAAATTGCCGCAGAAACCTTGCTGGCGCGCGGTTACAAGCGGCTGGCTTTTCTTGGGGGGCCACAAGCGGCCACATCGACGCAATCGCGGTTGCGCGGCTTTTTATCGGAACTGCAGCGCGCGGGAGGTCCAACGCCCGATATTACCTTTGCAGAGGCGTATTCTTTTGAAGCGGGGCGGGCAGAGATGCAGCGGTTATTGCGAGAAACCACGCCCGCCGAGGCTTATTTTTGTGGTGATGACGTGCTGTCTATTGGCGCCTTAAGCGCCATCCGCGATCACGGGTTAAGAGTGCCCGAAGATATTGGATTGATTGGCGTGAATGATATGCAGATGTCAGGTTGGCAAAATATCAACCTCACCACCATTGCGCAGCCCTTTGCCGAGATCATTCAAACATCTATCGACGTTATCGTTGATATGCTGCAAGCACCCAAGCAGCCGGCGCAAGCCCGGCGTTTGCCCTGCCGCTTGGTGGAGCGTGGCACGTTGCGGGCCCGGCCCTAA
- a CDS encoding FAD-dependent oxidoreductase — MKTHVKALIVGGGAVGTSIAYHLARAGWDDVMLLERDELTSGSTWHAAGLLPLFNMSYATTHIHQYSVEFYKTLEAETGLNAGFSIVGNLRMAQTKERMDEYMVYATTAESCGVPYEWLSAKQIKSRYPLVHCDDLQGAIYHPTDGYINPADVTMAMAKGARQRGVVIERKWQADAYEWTGSEWKVTLSKMVEKGGNLLASDEQVIVYAEHVVTATGNHAQRTAQLLGIKNTAIPVEHQFIVTEPDPALVEWRKENGEHPVLRDADAKWYVREERGGWILGPYERNAPARFEYGVPDSFRADLFPLDLERIEEEYMSMIHRIPSTETVGLKDDFNGPICYTPDGNPLVGPAPGLRNMWLAEGFSFGITAAGGTGYYLAQMMVEGEAEIDMASLDPKRYGNWITTDYTARKNEEAYEHVYILHHPDEERPACRPLRTGPAYDRQKARGAQFGCVNGFERPNYFGPLDADDNFDHDARSFRRGGWWQAAITEAKAIREGVGLIDATAFTKHMVKGPGAAQFLDWFTCNKLPKTGRINLTYALTSAGTTRTEYTIVRLAEDAFYLVSAGAWTDYDGDFLRKSAADKAPEFGYVEVQDVTTQWGVFAIAGPKSRDVLKAVIKDSDPETALSNKRFPWLSARQIELGMCPVNAIRVAYTGELGWELHHPIEMQNYLFDLLEAAGAAHGMKLVGARAQNWLRLEKSYRAFGNELGRDATPLEADLPRFVDLTKAFNGKDAMQALGVRSKCVTMLIDGPDDADPWGREAVYTPEGERVGRLTSGGYSVAFERAIGLGYVRPELAVPGTKLQVKILDQLWPAEVTEDSPYDPSNKVIRIDG; from the coding sequence ATGAAGACACATGTCAAAGCCCTTATCGTTGGCGGTGGTGCCGTTGGAACCTCGATCGCCTATCATTTGGCGCGGGCCGGTTGGGATGATGTGATGCTTTTAGAGCGCGATGAGCTGACATCGGGCTCTACCTGGCACGCAGCCGGGCTTTTGCCATTGTTTAACATGTCGTATGCCACCACCCATATTCACCAATATTCAGTAGAATTTTATAAAACGCTGGAAGCGGAAACTGGCTTGAATGCGGGGTTTTCGATCGTGGGGAACTTGCGTATGGCGCAGACCAAAGAGCGTATGGATGAATATATGGTCTATGCGACCACTGCAGAAAGTTGCGGTGTGCCCTATGAATGGCTGTCGGCCAAGCAGATCAAATCCCGCTATCCCCTTGTGCATTGTGATGATTTGCAAGGCGCCATTTATCACCCTACGGATGGTTATATTAACCCCGCTGATGTGACCATGGCGATGGCCAAGGGCGCACGCCAGCGCGGCGTAGTGATCGAACGGAAATGGCAGGCCGATGCTTATGAATGGACGGGAAGTGAGTGGAAAGTCACGCTCAGTAAAATGGTTGAAAAAGGTGGAAATCTGCTGGCGTCCGACGAGCAGGTTATTGTGTATGCCGAGCATGTTGTGACCGCAACCGGCAATCATGCCCAGCGCACGGCACAATTATTGGGCATCAAAAACACAGCGATCCCCGTTGAGCATCAATTTATCGTCACCGAGCCGGATCCGGCGCTTGTGGAATGGCGTAAAGAAAATGGTGAGCATCCCGTGTTGCGCGATGCCGATGCCAAATGGTACGTGCGCGAAGAGCGCGGCGGTTGGATTTTAGGCCCATATGAGCGCAACGCGCCCGCGCGGTTCGAATATGGCGTGCCTGACAGTTTTAGAGCTGATCTGTTTCCCTTGGATTTGGAGCGGATCGAAGAAGAATATATGTCGATGATCCACCGTATCCCCTCAACAGAAACCGTCGGATTGAAAGATGATTTCAACGGACCTATTTGTTACACGCCCGACGGAAACCCGCTGGTGGGCCCTGCGCCCGGGCTGCGAAATATGTGGCTGGCGGAAGGGTTTTCCTTTGGCATCACCGCGGCCGGCGGCACGGGGTATTATTTGGCGCAAATGATGGTTGAAGGAGAGGCCGAGATTGATATGGCTTCGCTTGATCCCAAGCGCTATGGCAATTGGATTACCACCGATTATACCGCGCGCAAGAATGAAGAAGCCTATGAGCATGTGTATATTCTGCACCATCCTGACGAAGAGCGCCCGGCCTGCCGGCCCTTGCGCACTGGGCCGGCTTATGATCGGCAAAAGGCGCGCGGAGCACAGTTTGGCTGCGTAAACGGATTTGAACGCCCCAATTATTTTGGCCCCCTGGATGCGGATGATAATTTTGATCATGACGCGCGCAGCTTTCGCCGCGGTGGATGGTGGCAGGCCGCCATCACCGAAGCCAAAGCCATCCGCGAGGGGGTTGGCCTGATCGACGCCACGGCCTTTACCAAACATATGGTGAAAGGTCCGGGTGCAGCGCAGTTTTTAGATTGGTTTACCTGCAATAAACTGCCCAAAACCGGCCGTATAAACCTAACCTATGCGCTTACCTCTGCTGGCACCACGCGCACCGAATATACGATTGTCCGTTTGGCCGAAGATGCTTTCTACCTTGTCTCAGCCGGAGCCTGGACGGATTATGATGGTGATTTTCTGCGTAAAAGCGCTGCGGATAAAGCGCCAGAATTTGGCTATGTCGAAGTGCAGGATGTGACCACGCAATGGGGTGTTTTTGCCATTGCTGGGCCAAAATCGCGCGATGTTTTGAAGGCTGTTATCAAAGATTCTGATCCAGAAACCGCTTTGTCAAATAAGCGTTTTCCGTGGTTGAGCGCGCGCCAAATCGAATTGGGTATGTGCCCCGTTAATGCGATTCGGGTCGCCTATACGGGTGAATTGGGCTGGGAGTTGCACCATCCGATTGAAATGCAGAATTATTTGTTCGATCTGCTGGAAGCTGCCGGCGCGGCGCATGGGATGAAATTGGTGGGCGCGCGGGCACAGAATTGGCTGCGGCTTGAAAAATCATATCGGGCTTTTGGCAACGAGCTTGGCCGCGATGCAACCCCGCTTGAAGCAGATCTGCCGCGCTTTGTTGACCTGACAAAAGCGTTTAATGGAAAAGATGCCATGCAAGCGCTGGGCGTTCGTTCAAAATGCGTCACCATGTTGATTGACGGCCCCGATGATGCAGATCCGTGGGGGCGCGAGGCGGTTTATACGCCTGAAGGAGAGCGCGTTGGCCGTTTGACTTCAGGGGGCTATTCCGTGGCGTTCGAGCGCGCAATCGGGCTGGGATATGTGCGTCCTGAATTGGCCGTGCCGGGCACAAAATTGCAAGTAAAAATCCTTGATCAATTATGGCCCGCTGAAGTGACAGAAGACAGCCCTTATGATCCCTCAAATAAAGTTATTCGTATAGATGGGTAG
- a CDS encoding rod shape-determining protein, producing MLGLGNLMGVLSQDMAIDLGTANTLVYVKGRGIILSEPSVVAYHVKDGLKKVLAVGEDAKLMLGRTPGSIEAIRPMREGVIADFDVAEEMIKHFIRKVHRRSTFSKPKIIVCVPHGATPVEKRAIRQSVLSAGARKAGLIAEPIAAAIGAGMPITDPTGNMVVDIGGGTTEVAVLSLGDIVYARSVRVGGDRMDEAIISYLRRQHNLLIGESTSERIKTSIGTSRMPDDGRGASMMIRGRDLLNGVPKETEITQAQVAEALSEPVQQICEAVMTALEATPPDLAADIVDRGVMLTGGGALLGDLDLALREQTGLAVSIADESLNCVAMGTGKALEYEQQLRHAIDYDS from the coding sequence ATGCTTGGACTTGGAAATCTAATGGGAGTGCTCTCTCAGGATATGGCCATCGATCTGGGCACAGCAAATACGTTGGTTTATGTGAAAGGGCGCGGTATTATCCTGTCAGAGCCCTCTGTGGTTGCCTATCATGTCAAAGATGGGCTGAAAAAAGTTTTGGCCGTCGGCGAGGACGCAAAACTGATGCTGGGGCGCACCCCCGGCAGTATTGAAGCCATTCGCCCCATGCGCGAAGGCGTGATTGCCGATTTTGATGTTGCTGAAGAGATGATCAAACATTTCATTCGAAAAGTGCATCGCAGATCTACATTTTCCAAACCCAAAATAATCGTCTGCGTTCCGCATGGGGCAACACCCGTTGAAAAGCGCGCCATCCGGCAATCGGTGCTTTCGGCGGGCGCGCGCAAAGCCGGCTTGATCGCAGAGCCAATTGCGGCCGCCATTGGCGCCGGAATGCCGATCACCGATCCTACCGGCAATATGGTGGTAGATATCGGAGGGGGAACCACAGAGGTTGCGGTTCTGTCCTTGGGCGATATCGTTTACGCGCGCTCTGTGCGCGTGGGCGGCGATAGAATGGATGAGGCGATCATCTCTTACTTACGCCGCCAGCATAACTTATTGATCGGAGAAAGCACCTCCGAACGTATTAAAACATCTATCGGTACCTCGCGCATGCCAGATGACGGGCGCGGTGCCTCGATGATGATCCGCGGCCGCGACTTACTCAATGGCGTGCCGAAAGAAACCGAAATCACGCAGGCGCAGGTGGCCGAGGCCCTTTCTGAACCAGTACAACAAATTTGCGAAGCGGTGATGACAGCGCTTGAAGCAACCCCGCCCGATCTCGCTGCAGATATTGTGGATCGGGGCGTTATGTTGACCGGCGGTGGCGCGTTATTGGGCGATCTTGATTTGGCCCTGCGGGAACAAACCGGCTTGGCGGTTTCTATTGCCGATGAAAGCCTGAACTGTGTTGCGATGGGCACCGGCAAAGCGTTAGAATATGAACAGCAACTGCGCCACGCCATTGACTATGACAGCTAA
- a CDS encoding substrate-binding domain-containing protein, with product MKFTSKFVVALSAAALMAGMASAERYVMVTHGEGKDPFWPVVQKGGEDAARHIGADFEYVYTPSADMGDMAKSIAAAAATQPDGLVVSLPDPEALGQAIKDAVASGVPVITMNSGLESSAAVGALMHVGQPEYLAGQSAGARAKAEGATNALCMMHEQYNTALNDRCNGYGENVPLASTVDTTSDPATITTRAAAALQANPDVDSVLSVGPHTCVGVQQAIDELGMSVHHSCFDLSPPVMDMINAGKVAFTIDQQQRLQGYMPIIVLHLYNNGAGLLPGANIPSGPGFVDKSNASSVAALAGVDR from the coding sequence ATGAAATTTACTAGCAAATTTGTGGTAGCGCTATCTGCAGCCGCTCTTATGGCCGGTATGGCAAGCGCCGAGCGCTATGTCATGGTGACACATGGCGAAGGAAAAGACCCCTTCTGGCCTGTTGTTCAAAAAGGTGGTGAAGACGCGGCGCGTCACATTGGGGCCGATTTTGAATATGTATATACACCTTCAGCGGATATGGGCGATATGGCCAAATCAATCGCTGCGGCTGCGGCCACTCAGCCAGATGGCTTGGTTGTGTCATTGCCGGATCCAGAAGCGCTTGGTCAGGCGATCAAAGACGCCGTTGCGTCAGGCGTTCCTGTGATCACAATGAACTCTGGCCTGGAATCATCAGCGGCCGTGGGTGCATTGATGCATGTAGGTCAGCCTGAATATTTGGCCGGTCAATCAGCGGGTGCACGCGCGAAAGCGGAAGGCGCAACAAACGCGCTTTGCATGATGCATGAGCAATATAACACAGCCCTGAACGACAGATGTAATGGCTATGGCGAGAACGTACCATTGGCGTCAACTGTTGACACAACAAGCGACCCTGCGACCATCACAACACGTGCAGCTGCTGCGCTTCAGGCCAACCCAGACGTAGACTCAGTTCTGTCTGTTGGCCCACATACTTGCGTTGGCGTACAGCAAGCGATCGACGAGCTGGGCATGTCAGTGCACCACTCATGCTTCGATCTTAGCCCCCCTGTTATGGACATGATCAATGCGGGCAAAGTGGCCTTCACGATCGATCAGCAGCAGCGTCTGCAAGGCTATATGCCAATCATCGTACTGCACCTTTACAACAACGGTGCTGGCCTTCTGCCAGGTGCGAATATTCCATCAGGCCCAGGCTTTGTTGATAAATCAAACGCCTCATCTGTTGCTGCGCTTGCCGGCGTAGACAGATAA
- a CDS encoding rod shape-determining protein MreD, with amino-acid sequence MAETPAAQIWTYRGLLATLAFGLMLFELLPFMTADDSWLMPNITLALLCAWAVRRPEFTPPLLIAGVILLEDLLLQRPPGLLAALSLLALEWLKQRSARPESFSLALEYLSVTGLVISIALANRLILALVLTPQPAVALALSEILTTLLFYPVAVAFSHFLMGVRKPHPRDGKQAQGARL; translated from the coding sequence ATGGCTGAAACACCCGCTGCCCAAATCTGGACCTATCGCGGCCTTTTAGCCACGCTTGCCTTTGGTCTTATGCTGTTTGAGCTTTTGCCCTTCATGACCGCCGATGATAGCTGGTTAATGCCGAATATAACCCTTGCCTTGCTCTGTGCTTGGGCGGTTCGACGCCCCGAATTCACGCCCCCTTTGTTGATTGCAGGGGTGATCCTGTTGGAAGACCTGTTATTACAGCGTCCCCCCGGGCTTTTGGCAGCGCTGAGCCTGCTGGCACTTGAATGGCTTAAACAGCGCAGCGCACGCCCAGAAAGTTTTTCACTGGCGCTTGAATATCTCAGCGTGACGGGCTTGGTTATTTCGATCGCGCTGGCAAACCGCCTTATCTTGGCGTTGGTCTTAACCCCGCAACCCGCCGTTGCGCTTGCGCTTTCAGAAATCTTGACGACGCTTTTATTTTATCCAGTTGCTGTGGCGTTCAGCCATTTTCTGATGGGTGTGCGTAAACCACATCCAAGAGATGGGAAACAGGCCCAAGGAGCCCGTCTATGA
- a CDS encoding ATP-binding cassette domain-containing protein, giving the protein MAQTSSTPLIKTSGLVKKFGSFTALNGVDLEIYPGEVHALLGDNGAGKSTLIKILSGVHAPTDGSIEIEGKPVQFNSPRDASDAGIGTVYQDLALNALTSVTRNFFLGREITSFNSSFGLMKMKEMDRITAEEMAKIGINIADPDQAVGTMSGGQRQTLAIARAIYFGAKVLILDEPTSALGQKQQMEVLKTIKRVQKLGDIAIILITHNEIHARLIADRFTFLSLGEVIGSGSAEDLAGDDIKRLMAGGAEIGDLAKELEGV; this is encoded by the coding sequence ATGGCACAAACAAGCAGCACACCCCTGATCAAAACAAGCGGTCTGGTGAAAAAATTTGGATCCTTCACCGCGCTGAACGGTGTTGATCTGGAAATATACCCTGGCGAAGTGCATGCTTTGCTCGGGGATAACGGCGCCGGCAAATCAACGCTGATTAAAATTTTGTCGGGCGTCCATGCTCCCACAGATGGCAGCATTGAAATCGAAGGCAAACCGGTGCAGTTTAACTCGCCCCGCGACGCAAGCGATGCCGGCATCGGCACCGTGTATCAGGATCTGGCCTTGAACGCGCTGACATCGGTAACGCGGAATTTCTTTTTGGGCCGTGAAATTACCAGCTTCAACAGCTCTTTTGGACTGATGAAAATGAAAGAAATGGATCGGATCACCGCGGAAGAAATGGCGAAGATCGGTATTAATATTGCGGATCCGGATCAAGCGGTTGGCACAATGTCAGGGGGGCAGCGCCAGACATTGGCGATTGCGCGCGCCATTTATTTTGGCGCAAAAGTGCTGATCTTGGATGAGCCCACCTCAGCCTTGGGCCAAAAGCAACAAATGGAAGTTCTAAAAACCATCAAACGGGTTCAAAAACTGGGTGATATCGCGATTATTTTGATCACGCATAACGAGATACATGCGCGGTTGATCGCAGACCGCTTTACCTTTTTATCATTGGGCGAGGTGATCGGCAGTGGCTCAGCAGAAGATCTGGCTGGCGATGACATTAAGCGCTTGATGGCAGGGGGCGCCGAAATTGGCGATTTGGCCAAAGAGCTTGAAGGCGTTTAA